A single Deltaproteobacteria bacterium DNA region contains:
- a CDS encoding Hsp20/alpha crystallin family protein, protein MAVTRWEPLKDLMALQERMNRLFEETFSRGPKEAEVGVWSPAVDILEKGEEIILKMEVPEVDQRDIDIKMEGNILTIKGERKLEEGTKREDYHRLERPYGNFNRSFSLPNTVDQGKIKAGYKDGVLRVILPKKEETKPKQIEVEVEE, encoded by the coding sequence ATGGCCGTAACAAGATGGGAGCCTTTAAAGGACCTTATGGCCCTACAGGAAAGGATGAACAGGCTCTTTGAGGAGACCTTCTCCAGGGGGCCTAAGGAGGCAGAGGTGGGTGTTTGGTCGCCTGCCGTGGATATCCTGGAGAAAGGTGAGGAGATTATCCTCAAGATGGAGGTCCCTGAGGTAGATCAGAGGGATATAGATATCAAGATGGAGGGGAATATCCTCACCATAAAGGGCGAGAGGAAGTTAGAGGAGGGGACCAAAAGGGAGGATTACCACAGGCTGGAACGTCCGTACGGGAATTTTAACCGCTCTTTCAGCCTTCCCAACACCGTAGATCAGGGGAAGATAAAGGCAGGCTATAAGGATGGGGTGCTGAGGGTGATTCTCCCCAAAAAAGAGGAGACCAAACCGAAACAGATCGAGGTAGAGGTCGAAGAGTGA